A stretch of the Tardiphaga sp. 709 genome encodes the following:
- a CDS encoding GFA family protein, whose product MQIDGQCHCGFISYRATIDPQRVSICHCTDCQTMTGSPYRVTVLTLVDTIEMTGGAPKIYVKRGDNGLNRLQHFCGDCGSPMFASGEAAEDNEWGIRWGSIRQRAELPPRRQIWCRSAAPWIHDLAELPARPKGSNDP is encoded by the coding sequence ATGCAGATCGACGGCCAATGCCACTGCGGCTTCATCAGCTATCGGGCGACAATCGATCCGCAGCGGGTGTCGATCTGCCATTGCACGGATTGCCAGACCATGACCGGCTCGCCCTATCGCGTCACGGTGCTGACCCTGGTCGATACGATCGAGATGACGGGCGGTGCACCGAAGATCTATGTCAAGCGCGGCGACAATGGTCTCAACCGGCTGCAGCACTTTTGCGGAGACTGCGGTTCGCCGATGTTCGCCAGCGGCGAAGCGGCTGAGGATAACGAGTGGGGTATTCGCTGGGGCAGCATCCGCCAGCGCGCCGAGCTTCCGCCACGACGTCAGATCTGGTGCCGGTCAGCCGCGCCCTGGATTCATGATCTCGCGGAACTGCCAGCGCGGCCGAAGGGATCGAACGATCCGTAG
- a CDS encoding acyl-homoserine-lactone synthase has protein sequence MIEVIHSGNAGQFGDLLDKQFRLRHEVFVGERGWTAFDVDGIHEKDQYDDDAAVYLVAADDAGTVAGGFRLYPTVLPHMLSENFAQLVDGALIQRRDVFELTRFAMRKSERRSRHYFELLLAIQEYGLMEGLSGFTSVINPLRIPILQGFGLEIEPLGLPAMIDGEATIAVLFHVSEKCLARVSKSVAIEDSVFALPQTSRRIA, from the coding sequence ATGATCGAGGTCATTCACAGCGGTAATGCTGGGCAGTTCGGCGATCTCCTGGACAAGCAATTTCGGCTCCGGCACGAGGTCTTCGTCGGAGAGCGCGGCTGGACCGCCTTTGATGTCGATGGCATCCACGAGAAAGACCAGTATGACGATGATGCTGCTGTCTATTTGGTCGCGGCCGATGACGCAGGCACTGTCGCAGGCGGCTTCCGGCTCTATCCAACCGTACTGCCTCACATGCTCAGCGAGAATTTTGCGCAGCTTGTCGATGGCGCGCTGATCCAGCGCCGCGATGTGTTCGAGCTGACACGCTTTGCCATGCGCAAATCCGAACGCCGCAGCCGGCACTATTTCGAACTGCTACTCGCGATTCAGGAATATGGCCTGATGGAAGGCCTGTCCGGTTTCACCTCGGTCATCAATCCCTTGCGCATCCCGATTCTTCAGGGCTTCGGACTGGAGATCGAGCCGCTGGGATTGCCAGCCATGATCGATGGCGAGGCCACCATCGCCGTGCTGTTTCATGTCAGTGAAAAGTGTCTCGCCCGCGTCAGCAAGAGTGTTGCCATCGAAGACAGCGTCTTTGCGTTGCCTCAGACCTCCCGGCGGATCGCCTGA
- a CDS encoding LuxR family transcriptional regulator produces MGSFKGKHFQTALSAIESIANAASMSAVGDIVAATAKSFGYNHICFLASTGVNQPFEDRVLLKVWPKAWAEQYSASNFYASDPVAPRIRRQPELFTWSDIRLDEVSPISRTIMEIASVDYGLKFGLCAPVHGMNGYQAGLSLAGYEVEDTEDAHGAIELVTMYAFNRFATLRSHQRAKLIALTLREREVVSWVAAGKTAWDTSVILGISEDTVNKTVTAAMHKLNAHTRAQAVAEAITQGLIAF; encoded by the coding sequence ATGGGGTCATTCAAAGGCAAGCATTTTCAGACCGCACTGTCGGCCATCGAAAGTATTGCCAATGCCGCCTCCATGTCTGCGGTTGGCGATATCGTGGCCGCTACGGCCAAATCGTTCGGCTACAATCACATCTGCTTTCTGGCCTCGACCGGCGTCAACCAACCGTTCGAAGATCGCGTATTGCTGAAAGTATGGCCCAAAGCATGGGCCGAACAATATAGCGCGTCCAATTTCTATGCCTCGGATCCCGTTGCGCCGCGGATCCGCCGGCAACCCGAGCTGTTCACCTGGTCCGACATCCGGCTCGACGAGGTCAGCCCGATATCACGGACCATCATGGAGATCGCGTCCGTCGATTACGGATTGAAGTTCGGCCTCTGCGCGCCGGTGCATGGCATGAACGGCTATCAGGCCGGCTTGTCACTCGCTGGCTACGAAGTCGAAGACACCGAGGACGCACACGGCGCCATCGAGCTCGTCACCATGTATGCGTTCAATCGCTTTGCAACGCTTCGCTCTCATCAGCGTGCGAAGTTGATCGCCCTCACCTTGCGGGAGCGCGAGGTCGTCAGCTGGGTCGCTGCCGGAAAGACCGCCTGGGATACGAGCGTCATTCTCGGCATCTCCGAAGATACGGTGAACAAGACCGTCACCGCCGCCATGCACAAGTTGAATGCGCATACGCGCGCGCAGGCCGTGGCCGAAGCGATCACACAAGGACTGATCGCTTTCTGA
- the pepT gene encoding peptidase T → MTATPPFDFAHDVTACFLRYVVIDTQSDPTSPTCPSTEKQKDLGRVLAQELRDLGLRDAHLDEHGYVYATIPATSDKKVPVICFCSHMDTSPDCSGKDVKPQIVKNYRGGDIVLPVDTTQVIRVADNPALKDQIGHDIITTDGTTLLGADNKAGLAEIMDAARFLVANPQIRHGTIKILFTPDEEIGRGVDKVDLTKLGADFAYTMDGETAGYVEDETFSADGAVITIEGVSAHPGFAKGKMEHAIKIAAAIVERLPKDTCSPETTDGKQGFLHPIGISGALEKATLSLIVRDFTDDGLAEKEALLQSIVDDVMTAYPHSTATLEIKQQYRNMKQVIDRYPHMVEYAVEAIQRAGLKPVRSSIRGGTDGSRLSFMGLPCPNIFAGEHAFHGRTEWVSVQDMEKAVQTIVHLAMIWEERA, encoded by the coding sequence TTGACAGCAACTCCCCCCTTCGATTTCGCCCATGACGTGACTGCGTGCTTCCTGCGCTATGTAGTGATCGACACTCAGTCCGACCCTACCTCCCCCACCTGCCCATCGACCGAAAAGCAGAAGGATCTCGGCCGCGTACTCGCGCAGGAGCTGCGGGACCTGGGGCTCAGGGACGCGCATCTCGACGAGCATGGCTATGTCTATGCGACGATCCCCGCGACATCGGACAAGAAGGTGCCGGTGATATGTTTCTGCTCGCATATGGACACCTCGCCCGACTGCAGCGGCAAGGATGTCAAACCCCAGATCGTCAAGAACTATCGGGGCGGCGATATCGTGCTGCCGGTGGACACAACGCAGGTCATCCGCGTCGCCGACAATCCGGCGCTGAAGGACCAGATCGGCCATGACATCATCACCACCGACGGCACCACCTTGCTGGGCGCCGACAACAAGGCTGGCCTTGCCGAGATCATGGACGCGGCACGTTTCCTGGTTGCCAATCCACAGATCAGGCACGGCACCATCAAGATCCTGTTCACGCCCGATGAAGAGATCGGCCGCGGCGTCGACAAGGTCGACCTGACAAAGCTGGGCGCCGACTTCGCCTACACCATGGATGGCGAGACCGCCGGCTACGTCGAAGACGAGACTTTCTCGGCCGACGGTGCCGTCATCACCATCGAAGGCGTCAGCGCACATCCCGGCTTTGCCAAGGGCAAGATGGAGCACGCCATCAAGATCGCCGCCGCAATCGTCGAGCGACTGCCGAAAGACACCTGTTCGCCTGAGACCACCGACGGCAAGCAAGGCTTCCTGCATCCGATCGGCATTTCCGGCGCGCTTGAAAAAGCGACGCTCAGTCTGATCGTGCGCGACTTCACAGATGACGGCCTTGCGGAGAAGGAAGCGCTGCTGCAATCCATCGTCGACGACGTGATGACGGCCTATCCGCACTCGACAGCGACGCTCGAGATCAAGCAGCAATACCGCAACATGAAGCAGGTGATCGACCGCTACCCGCACATGGTCGAATACGCCGTGGAAGCGATCCAGCGCGCCGGGCTCAAACCCGTCCGCAGCAGCATCCGCGGCGGCACCGACGGATCGCGGCTGTCCTTCATGGGCCTGCCCTGCCCCAACATCTTCGCCGGCGAACACGCCTTCCATGGCCGTACCGAATGGGTCAGCGTCCAGGACATGGAAAAAGCCGTGCAGACCATCGTGCATCTGGCGATGATCTGGGAAGAACGGGCGTAG
- a CDS encoding HU family DNA-binding protein — translation MAKAATTTAAKAATPPTITLKHLAAALAEDHELSKKKAEEILGDMVERITNHLKNGERIRIVGLGILQVRKRAARMGRNPATGEQIEIAASKKVAFRPAKELKEAV, via the coding sequence ATGGCAAAAGCTGCAACCACCACCGCCGCGAAAGCGGCCACTCCTCCCACCATCACGCTGAAGCATCTCGCCGCGGCCCTGGCTGAAGATCACGAGCTGTCGAAGAAGAAGGCCGAAGAAATCCTCGGTGACATGGTGGAGCGCATCACCAACCATCTCAAGAATGGCGAGCGTATCCGCATCGTCGGCCTTGGCATCCTTCAGGTCCGCAAGCGCGCCGCCCGCATGGGTCGCAACCCGGCGACCGGCGAGCAGATCGAGATCGCAGCCAGCAAGAAGGTCGCGTTCCGGCCGGCCAAGGAACTCAAGGAAGCCGTCTGA
- a CDS encoding DUF3072 domain-containing protein produces MTPALKTLALKTPALNTRGEIVVPAIAASVSSYESLPDRLSGPMTRGQALTLKSLAIEAYQPKQFEKDLTRAEAARRIEALKQEIALADSF; encoded by the coding sequence ATGACCCCTGCTTTAAAGACCCTGGCTTTGAAGACCCCTGCTTTGAACACCCGCGGTGAGATCGTCGTCCCCGCGATTGCGGCATCGGTATCGTCGTATGAGAGCCTGCCGGATCGCCTCTCCGGCCCGATGACCCGCGGCCAGGCGCTGACGCTGAAATCGCTGGCGATCGAGGCCTATCAGCCCAAACAATTCGAAAAGGATCTGACGCGCGCTGAAGCCGCGCGGCGAATCGAGGCGCTGAAGCAGGAAATCGCGTTGGCAGATTCGTTCTGA